CGCCTTCGAGGCCGGACTCGCGGCGGACCCGACGGTTGCAGACCCCGCGGTCGTCAGCGAGTCCGGCGACCGCCGCATCTATCGGAGCGACCTCACGGACCGCGGCCGCGAGCGACTGGCCCCGCTGGAGGCCGCCGCGGCGTTCGTCCACGACGCCAGCGGCACCGACGAGGGCTGGACGGTCCGGATGGAACTCCCTGACAGAGATGCGCTCGTCCGCTTCGTCGAGGCGTGTCGCGCGGCCGACGTCGACGTCGACCTCCAGCGAATCACCGATACCGGGGGCGTCGAGCGCCACCACGCGTACGGCCTCAGCGCCGACCAGGAGCGCATCCTCCGGACCGCCTACGAGACCGGCTACTACGACGTTCCCCGGAAGGTCTCTCAGAGCGACCTCGCGGAGTCGTTCGGTCTCTCCACGTCGGCGGTCTCCCAGCACCTCCGGCGCGCGACCGCGGAACTCGTCGGGAGCGCGCTCCTGCCTCGACGCGACCCCGACCCGTG
Above is a window of Halorussus limi DNA encoding:
- a CDS encoding helix-turn-helix domain-containing protein; translated protein: MSRDADDESDGADDPDDPDESNGADDADESRDAGESNEASEPNDADESDDSKDVGVPRRPYTLFVRARLSHPELPFAPALADAPGTTVRPRSAMLDADRFFVAGVGDSLDAFEAGLAADPTVADPAVVSESGDRRIYRSDLTDRGRERLAPLEAAAAFVHDASGTDEGWTVRMELPDRDALVRFVEACRAADVDVDLQRITDTGGVERHHAYGLSADQERILRTAYETGYYDVPRKVSQSDLAESFGLSTSAVSQHLRRATAELVGSALLPRRDPDP